A DNA window from Setaria viridis chromosome 2, Setaria_viridis_v4.0, whole genome shotgun sequence contains the following coding sequences:
- the LOC117844688 gene encoding dirigent protein 5 gives MQGHAPSSKFIVISSIAVMLLLGQLAGVAHGGGRQRNPPCKEMTVYYHNILFDGTNTANATAAFATQPTLLSRSASINDTFFGEIVVFDDPVTAGPALASEPVARAQGFFFYDKKESPNAWFAFSLVFNSTAHRGTLNLMGADLMAEKTRDISVVGGTGDFFMARGVATLRTDSYEGLYYFRLQMDIKLYDCYDV, from the coding sequence ATGCAAGGCCACGCGCCATCTTCCAAGTTCATCGTCATCAGCTCGATCGCTGTGATGTTGCTGCTTGGGCAGCTGGCCGGCGTCGCCCACGGTGGTGGGCGCCAGAGGAACCCGCCGTGCAAGGAGATGACCGTGTACTACCACAACATCCTCTTCGACGGCACCAACACGGCGAACGCGACGGCGGCGTTCGCGACGCAGCCGACGCTGCTGAGCCGGTCGGCGTCCATCAACGACACCTTCTTCGGCGAGATCGTGGTGTTCGACGACCCGGtgacggcggggccggcgcTGGCGTCGGAGCCGGTGGCGCGCGCGCAGGGCTTCTTCTTCTACGACAAGAAGGAGTCCCCCAACGCGTGGTTCGCCTTCTCCCTCGTCTTCAACTCCACGGCGCACAGGGGCACCCTCAACCTCATGGGCGCCGACCTCATGGCGGAGAAGACGAGGGACATCTCCGTCGTCGGCGGCACCGGCGACTTCTTCATGGCGCGCGGCGTCGCCACGCTGCGCACCGACTCGTACGAGGGCCTCTACTACTTCAGGCTCCAGATGGACATCAAGCTCTACGACTGCTACGACGTCTAA